A portion of the Clostridium gelidum genome contains these proteins:
- a CDS encoding NAD(P)H-dependent flavin oxidoreductase, with product MNFNSLKIGNLIAPIPIIQGGMGIGVSSSKLASAVANAGGIGIISAAQLGYNEDDFIKNPVESNLRALKKHIALAKAKAPNGIIGINVMVATNFYEEHIKAAIEAGIDLIISGAGLPTMLPKIVKGTSVKIAPIVSSLKAAKVILKLWDKHNDIVPDLIVIEGPKAGGHLGFKLEELEDETFDFDKTVTDIIAETKKYAEKYNKEIPVVVAGGVFDGYDIAKYLNLGANGVQMATRFVVTEECDASQAFKDAYLNCSKEDVQIVKSPVGMPGRAIRNPFVKRTLTEKEKITHCYNCLTPCNPANTPYCISKALINAVNGNIDEGLIFCGENASRLTKMTTVKELMDELVSEIKQA from the coding sequence ATGAATTTTAATTCGCTTAAAATCGGAAATTTAATTGCACCTATTCCCATTATTCAAGGTGGTATGGGTATTGGTGTTTCATCTTCTAAATTAGCTTCTGCTGTTGCAAATGCGGGTGGTATTGGAATTATTTCTGCTGCTCAACTTGGATATAATGAAGATGATTTTATAAAAAACCCTGTAGAATCAAATTTAAGGGCTTTAAAAAAACATATTGCTCTAGCAAAGGCTAAAGCACCCAACGGCATAATAGGTATTAATGTTATGGTTGCAACTAATTTTTATGAAGAACATATAAAAGCTGCAATAGAAGCTGGAATTGATTTAATAATTTCTGGCGCAGGACTTCCTACTATGTTACCTAAAATAGTAAAAGGAACTTCTGTAAAAATAGCACCTATTGTTTCTTCTTTAAAAGCTGCTAAAGTAATATTAAAACTTTGGGATAAACATAATGATATAGTTCCAGATCTTATTGTAATTGAAGGTCCAAAAGCTGGTGGTCATTTAGGATTTAAATTAGAAGAATTAGAAGATGAAACTTTTGATTTTGATAAAACTGTTACAGATATAATAGCTGAAACAAAAAAATATGCCGAAAAATATAATAAGGAAATTCCCGTTGTAGTTGCTGGAGGAGTTTTTGATGGATATGATATTGCTAAATATCTTAATTTAGGCGCAAATGGTGTTCAAATGGCAACAAGATTCGTAGTAACTGAAGAATGCGATGCTTCACAAGCATTTAAAGATGCATATTTAAATTGTTCAAAAGAGGATGTCCAAATAGTTAAAAGCCCTGTAGGAATGCCTGGTCGTGCTATTAGAAATCCTTTTGTTAAAAGAACTCTTACTGAAAAAGAAAAAATAACTCATTGCTATAATTGTTTAACACCGTGTAATCCTGCGAATACTCCTTACTGTATAAGCAAAGCTTTAATAAACGCAGTAAACGGAAATATTGATGAAGGTCTTATATTCTGTGGAGAAAATGCTAGCAGACTTACAAAAATGACTACTGTTAAAGAACTTATGGATGAATTAGTTTCAGAAATAAAACAAGCTTAA
- a CDS encoding RidA family protein produces the protein MLKVTNTEKAPAAIGPYSQAVSFGDLLFTSGQIALDPATGEVVGTTIEEQTEQVMKNISAILESNNIDFNNVIKTTCFIAEMGDFAKFNEVYAKYFISKPARSCVAVKELPKAVLCEVEVIAYKNS, from the coding sequence ATGTTAAAAGTAACAAACACAGAAAAAGCGCCAGCAGCTATTGGACCATATTCTCAAGCAGTAAGTTTTGGAGATTTATTATTTACTTCGGGGCAAATAGCTTTAGATCCAGCAACAGGTGAAGTAGTAGGAACTACTATAGAAGAACAAACAGAGCAAGTTATGAAAAATATTTCAGCTATATTAGAATCAAATAACATTGATTTTAATAATGTTATTAAAACAACTTGTTTTATTGCTGAAATGGGTGATTTTGCTAAGTTTAATGAAGTCTATGCTAAATATTTTATAAGCAAGCCAGCACGTTCTTGTGTAGCTGTAAAAGAACTTCCTAAAGCAGTTTTATGTGAAGTTGAAGTAATTGCTTATAAAAATTCATAA
- a CDS encoding diguanylate cyclase — protein sequence MKDFEYEKILKKAPFGYALHKILLDEYGIPVDFEYVEINDAFEKIMKLNRNQIIGKKITEILPTINDNKFDCIKHYGDITISGSESEFEQYLEELKGWYKIKIYSPSKYYFITYLNDIGNEIKERELFKSTLLSIDEGIIATDLYGKIVIINKTGERLTEWKEKDILNLNIFDVFKVCDDNEENKITESILELIQNGECIKNEENMLLKSKTGIDIPIVYDISPVKDSEGEIYGMVINFRDISEKIAKDKEIDYITYHDGLTGVYNRNFFNEKIISIDLEENLPISIIMGDVNGLKLTNDAFGHLMGDKLLLSAANIMKRVCRDRDIVIRWGGDEFIILLPKTKQEDVEEISERIKNECIKENIDLLNISISLGYDTKTNKDADIMKSVTNAEEMMYKVKMLESKSVKSRTLKIIINTLCEKSEQNDLHSKSVSKICKQIGQAMEMSKEKISELEILGEIHDIGKIGVSESVLNKVEPLNSEDWEEIRKHPQIGYHIVCSSGDISFLGDSILAHQEWYDGSGYPKGLKGEEIPLMARILSIADAYDAMVSYRSYRKSLTKNEAIKEIKKCSGIQFDPNIVEIFVGKVAKKLNEIDIS from the coding sequence ATGAAGGATTTTGAGTATGAGAAAATATTAAAAAAAGCACCCTTTGGATATGCATTACATAAGATATTGTTAGACGAATATGGAATTCCAGTTGATTTCGAATATGTAGAGATAAATGATGCATTCGAAAAAATTATGAAATTAAATAGAAATCAAATTATAGGAAAAAAAATTACTGAGATATTACCAACTATAAATGATAATAAATTTGATTGCATAAAACACTATGGGGACATTACGATAAGTGGTTCAGAAAGTGAATTTGAGCAATATCTGGAAGAGCTTAAAGGTTGGTATAAGATTAAAATTTATTCTCCTAGTAAATACTATTTCATTACTTATTTAAATGATATAGGGAATGAGATAAAAGAAAGGGAATTATTTAAAAGTACTTTATTATCAATAGATGAAGGTATAATAGCAACGGATTTGTATGGGAAAATTGTTATTATCAATAAAACTGGAGAGAGATTAACAGAATGGAAGGAAAAAGATATATTAAATTTAAATATCTTTGATGTTTTTAAAGTTTGTGATGATAATGAGGAAAATAAAATTACTGAAAGTATACTAGAACTTATACAAAATGGTGAATGTATAAAGAATGAAGAAAATATGCTGCTAAAATCAAAAACAGGAATAGATATTCCTATAGTATATGATATTTCTCCAGTTAAAGATAGTGAGGGCGAAATATATGGTATGGTAATCAATTTTAGAGATATTTCAGAAAAAATTGCTAAAGATAAAGAAATAGATTATATAACTTATCATGATGGGTTAACAGGAGTGTATAATAGGAATTTTTTTAATGAAAAAATCATAAGTATTGATTTAGAAGAAAACTTACCAATTTCTATAATTATGGGAGATGTGAATGGATTAAAACTTACTAATGATGCTTTTGGACATTTGATGGGAGATAAATTACTTTTATCTGCAGCTAATATAATGAAAAGAGTATGTAGAGACCGTGATATTGTTATAAGGTGGGGTGGCGATGAATTTATAATTTTATTGCCAAAAACTAAACAGGAAGATGTAGAGGAAATTAGTGAAAGAATAAAGAATGAGTGCATAAAAGAAAATATAGATCTTTTAAATATATCAATTTCTTTGGGATATGATACTAAAACTAATAAAGATGCAGATATAATGAAATCAGTTACGAATGCAGAAGAAATGATGTATAAGGTAAAAATGTTAGAAAGTAAAAGTGTAAAAAGCAGAACACTAAAAATAATTATTAATACACTATGTGAAAAAAGTGAGCAAAATGATTTACACTCAAAGTCAGTAAGTAAAATATGTAAACAAATTGGTCAAGCAATGGAAATGTCTAAGGAAAAAATTTCAGAATTAGAGATTTTGGGTGAGATTCATGACATCGGAAAAATAGGTGTAAGTGAGAGTGTATTAAATAAAGTAGAACCACTTAATAGTGAAGATTGGGAGGAGATAAGAAAGCATCCACAAATAGGATATCATATTGTTTGTTCTTCAGGTGATATATCATTTTTAGGAGATAGTATTCTTGCACATCAAGAATGGTATGATGGCTCAGGATACCCAAAGGGACTAAAGGGTGAAGAGATTCCATTAATGGCAAGGATTCTATCAATTGCAGATGCCTATGATGCGATGGTAAGTTATAGATCATATAGAAAATCACTTACAAAAAATGAAGCAATTAAAGAAATTAAAAAATGTTCAGGCATTCAATTTGATCCTAATATAGTGGAAATATTTGTAGGTAAAGTTGCGAAGAAATTGAATGAAATTGATATAAGTTGA
- the guaD gene encoding guanine deaminase, whose amino-acid sequence MKKSSHINILKGNIVHTETSKLFNISKNGYIVVQGNCIEGVYDKLPERYKNIEIEDYGDKLIIPGFVDLHTHAPQFAIKGIGYDKELIPWLETYTFPEEAKFIDKAYAEKIYKEFVNELYNQGTTRAVIFGTIHEESTEILMDLLEEKGISSYVGKVNMDRNCPDTLKEDSNESIKKTIKWVENCSGKYKFVKPIITPRFVPSCTGYLMEELGKIAEKYNLPVQSHLSENPSEIEWVKELHPDCKNYGDVYDKYNLFGQTKTIMAHCVHLTDEEIATIKKNEVVIAHCPTSNVNLSSGISPISKLLKKDVQIGLGSDISGGETLNMFAVMASTIKMSKLRSVCFKEEEKPLTIPEVFYLATKGGGRFFGKVGSFEEGYEFDALVIDDDNLWKVSKGSIEERVERLIYFGCEKNIINKYLSGKVLN is encoded by the coding sequence ATGAAAAAAAGTAGTCATATTAATATTTTAAAGGGGAATATAGTACATACTGAAACTAGTAAGTTGTTTAATATATCAAAAAATGGATACATAGTAGTACAGGGTAATTGTATTGAGGGAGTATATGATAAATTACCAGAAAGATATAAAAATATTGAAATTGAAGACTATGGAGATAAATTAATAATCCCTGGATTTGTTGATTTACATACTCATGCTCCTCAATTTGCTATAAAAGGTATTGGTTACGATAAAGAACTTATACCATGGCTTGAAACATATACTTTCCCAGAAGAAGCAAAGTTTATAGATAAAGCGTATGCTGAAAAAATATATAAGGAATTTGTTAATGAATTATATAATCAAGGTACCACAAGAGCAGTTATTTTTGGCACAATTCATGAGGAGTCTACAGAAATTTTAATGGATTTACTTGAGGAAAAGGGAATCTCTTCATATGTAGGAAAGGTAAATATGGACAGAAACTGTCCTGATACTTTAAAGGAAGATAGTAATGAGTCAATTAAAAAGACTATCAAATGGGTAGAAAATTGTAGTGGAAAATATAAATTTGTAAAACCAATAATTACTCCTAGATTTGTGCCAAGTTGTACAGGTTATTTAATGGAGGAGCTTGGAAAAATTGCAGAGAAATATAATCTTCCAGTTCAATCTCATTTATCAGAAAATCCATCAGAAATTGAATGGGTTAAAGAGCTGCATCCTGATTGCAAAAATTATGGTGATGTATATGATAAGTATAATTTATTTGGACAAACTAAAACAATAATGGCACACTGTGTTCATTTAACTGATGAAGAAATTGCTACAATTAAGAAAAATGAAGTAGTAATAGCACATTGCCCAACTTCTAATGTAAATTTATCTAGTGGAATATCCCCAATTAGTAAGTTGTTAAAGAAAGATGTTCAAATAGGTCTTGGATCAGATATATCAGGTGGAGAAACTTTAAATATGTTTGCTGTAATGGCTAGTACAATAAAAATGTCAAAATTAAGATCTGTTTGCTTTAAAGAGGAAGAAAAACCTTTAACAATTCCAGAGGTATTTTATTTGGCAACCAAAGGTGGTGGAAGATTTTTTGGTAAGGTTGGAAGCTTTGAAGAAGGTTATGAATTTGACGCGCTGGTAATAGATGATGATAATTTGTGGAAGGTAAGTAAAGGCAGTATAGAAGAGAGAGTAGAAAGATTAATATATTTTGGGTGTGAAAAAAATATAATTAATAAATATTTATCTGGAAAAGTATTAAATTAA
- a CDS encoding sensor domain-containing diguanylate cyclase, whose product MQNYEKIYSTLKIEYETYQMFSEQHIQELNQKNVKLEKSIDSLSNIIEVSKYINTFFSNDDLISMINDMILGILGVTYSTIFLLEDGELVVKASNIENMDIKLTSEELLHINKEEEFIINSEKTLKETGEKKTQIHSIMGSPIKLRDKFIGYIMVEHNLYKFMTIELKLFLRSIANQIAIAIENSLLYKELEKINQRDSLLGIYNRKYFFEFLEKNKCKKMEDKFAIVMIDIDDFKKVNDTYGHQFGDKILINTAKIVESGIDKNDILARYGGEEFILYISSFVDENSVYNKIETIRSVLENSGVSLNNENKSVTASFGIAFSNLNGTGINELIKNADDLLYKAKKSGKNRVLSGHIFKI is encoded by the coding sequence ATGCAGAATTATGAAAAGATTTATAGTACATTAAAAATAGAATATGAAACCTATCAAATGTTTTCAGAACAACATATACAAGAATTAAATCAAAAGAATGTAAAGTTAGAAAAAAGCATAGATTCATTATCAAACATAATAGAAGTGAGCAAGTATATAAATACATTTTTCAGTAATGATGATTTGATATCAATGATTAATGATATGATACTCGGAATATTAGGAGTTACATATTCAACAATATTTTTACTTGAAGACGGTGAATTAGTTGTTAAAGCTAGTAATATTGAAAATATGGACATAAAATTAACATCAGAAGAACTTTTACATATAAATAAGGAAGAAGAATTTATAATAAATTCAGAAAAAACTTTAAAAGAAACAGGGGAGAAAAAAACTCAGATACACTCTATTATGGGATCTCCAATTAAATTAAGAGATAAATTTATTGGATATATAATGGTAGAACATAATCTTTATAAATTTATGACTATAGAATTAAAGCTTTTTCTTAGATCAATTGCTAATCAAATTGCAATTGCTATTGAGAATTCTTTATTATACAAAGAATTAGAAAAAATAAATCAAAGAGACTCGTTACTTGGTATATATAATAGGAAATATTTTTTTGAATTTTTAGAAAAAAACAAGTGCAAAAAAATGGAAGATAAATTTGCTATAGTAATGATAGATATAGATGATTTTAAAAAGGTGAATGATACTTATGGACATCAATTTGGAGATAAAATACTAATTAACACAGCAAAAATTGTGGAAAGTGGTATAGATAAAAATGATATTCTAGCTAGATACGGTGGAGAAGAATTTATTTTATACATTTCAAGTTTTGTTGACGAAAATAGTGTATATAATAAAATTGAAACAATAAGAAGTGTTCTTGAAAATAGTGGAGTTAGTTTAAATAACGAAAATAAATCTGTAACAGCTAGTTTTGGAATTGCATTTTCTAATTTAAATGGTACAGGTATAAATGAATTAATAAAGAATGCTGATGATTTATTGTATAAAGCTAAGAAAAGCGGTAAGAATAGAGTTTTGAGCGGACATATATTTAAAATTTAA
- a CDS encoding glycosyltransferase family 4 protein, whose translation MKICYLADINSTHTHKWLDYFVNKGYDIHVISLGEGQYEGVTVHSLDVQDNVMKKISDKNKLEYLKKIKRVRSLIKEIKPDILHAHYASSYGLLGALANYHPYIISVWGSDIYDFPIKSPIHKFIIKYNLKKADHILSTSNVMKIETEKYTNKDIKVTPFGVDINKFIPNRTEKEEIVIGTIKTLEEKYGVQYLIKAFKEVKERNKCLKLKLRIGGRGSQESYLKELVKEFAIDEDVTFLGFVNPKDVIKEFQNFDIAVFPSTLDSESFGVAAVEAEACGTPIVVTDVGGLMESTKPNVTSLVAKKNSVEDLSEKIEILVKDKDLRLKMGTDARKFVEENYSLENNFNDVDKIYINIMS comes from the coding sequence ATAAAAATATGCTATTTAGCAGATATCAATAGTACGCATACTCATAAATGGTTAGATTATTTTGTTAATAAGGGATATGACATTCATGTTATATCCCTTGGAGAAGGTCAATATGAAGGAGTTACAGTTCATTCTTTAGATGTGCAAGATAATGTTATGAAGAAAATTTCTGATAAGAATAAATTAGAATACTTAAAAAAAATAAAAAGAGTTAGATCTTTGATTAAAGAGATTAAGCCTGATATACTTCATGCACATTATGCGAGTAGTTATGGATTATTAGGTGCTTTGGCAAACTATCATCCATATATAATTTCGGTATGGGGTAGTGATATTTATGATTTCCCAATTAAATCACCTATACATAAATTTATAATAAAATATAATTTAAAAAAAGCAGATCATATTTTATCAACAAGCAATGTGATGAAAATAGAAACTGAGAAATATACAAATAAGGATATAAAAGTAACTCCTTTTGGTGTTGATATTAATAAATTTATTCCGAATAGAACAGAAAAAGAAGAGATTGTTATAGGAACAATTAAAACTTTAGAAGAGAAATACGGAGTGCAATACTTAATAAAAGCTTTTAAAGAAGTTAAAGAAAGAAATAAATGCTTAAAACTTAAACTTAGAATTGGAGGACGAGGAAGCCAAGAAAGTTATCTAAAAGAATTAGTTAAAGAATTTGCTATAGATGAAGATGTGACTTTTTTAGGTTTTGTAAATCCAAAAGATGTAATAAAGGAATTTCAAAACTTTGATATAGCAGTTTTTCCATCAACCCTTGATAGTGAAAGCTTTGGAGTTGCCGCAGTTGAAGCAGAAGCGTGTGGAACTCCAATAGTTGTAACAGATGTGGGGGGGCTTATGGAGTCTACTAAACCAAATGTAACAAGTTTAGTTGCTAAAAAGAATTCAGTAGAAGATTTATCAGAAAAAATAGAAATTTTAGTCAAGGATAAAGATTTAAGACTGAAAATGGGAACTGATGCAAGAAAGTTCGTAGAAGAAAATTATAGTTTGGAAAATAATTTTAATGATGTGGATAAAATTTATATAAATATAATGAGTTAA
- the galU gene encoding UTP--glucose-1-phosphate uridylyltransferase GalU: protein MKVKKAIIPAAGLGTRFLPATKAQPKEMLPIVDKPTIQYIIEEAVASGIEEILIITGRNKKCIEDHFDKSIELELELEKSGKLELLEMVRNISDMVDIHYIRQKEPKGLGHAIHCAKTFVGNEPFAVLLGDDVVDSETPCLKQLLDCYSEYNTTILGVQTVDKEKVSKYGIVDGIHIEDRVYKVKDLVEKPSVEEAPSNVAILGRYIITPEIFNILENTKPGKNGEIQLTDALKTLASKEAMYAYNFEGKRYDVGDKIGFLQATIEFALKKDELREEFIEYLNTKPWENM, encoded by the coding sequence ATGAAAGTAAAAAAGGCTATTATACCAGCTGCAGGACTTGGAACAAGATTTTTACCTGCAACTAAAGCTCAACCAAAGGAAATGCTTCCAATAGTTGATAAGCCAACAATTCAGTATATAATAGAAGAAGCAGTTGCTTCTGGAATTGAAGAGATTTTAATTATCACAGGCAGAAATAAAAAATGTATAGAAGATCATTTTGATAAGTCAATAGAACTAGAGTTAGAATTAGAGAAATCAGGAAAACTAGAATTGCTTGAAATGGTAAGAAATATTTCTGATATGGTTGATATACATTATATAAGACAAAAAGAACCAAAGGGCTTAGGTCATGCTATCCATTGTGCAAAAACTTTTGTTGGGAATGAGCCATTTGCAGTTTTATTAGGAGATGATGTAGTTGATAGTGAAACTCCTTGTTTAAAGCAATTACTTGATTGTTATAGTGAATATAACACTACTATTTTAGGAGTTCAAACTGTCGACAAGGAGAAGGTTTCTAAATATGGAATTGTAGATGGAATCCATATAGAAGATAGAGTTTATAAGGTTAAGGATTTAGTTGAGAAGCCTTCTGTGGAAGAAGCACCAAGTAATGTTGCCATACTAGGAAGATATATTATAACACCAGAAATATTTAATATATTAGAAAACACTAAGCCAGGAAAAAATGGAGAAATTCAATTAACAGATGCACTAAAGACTTTAGCTAGTAAAGAAGCTATGTATGCATATAATTTTGAAGGCAAAAGGTATGATGTAGGCGATAAGATTGGCTTTTTACAAGCTACTATAGAATTTGCTTTAAAGAAAGACGAATTAAGAGAAGAATTTATAGAGTACTTAAATACTAAACCTTGGGAAAATATGTAG